A part of Gemmatimonas groenlandica genomic DNA contains:
- a CDS encoding serine/threonine-protein kinase, translating into MPDSVVPSTEDAELRAHVEQALSATYELDQEIGRGGMGIVYRAKDKRLKRFVAIKLLPPELSFRRDIRTRFLREAETAAQLSHPNIVPIYSVDEVGNLVFFVMACIDGDNLATKLQKRGPLPIDDVRRWLLEVADALAFAHARGVIHRDIKPDNILLDSIDGRALVTDFGIARAASDSGETSRLTATGMAIGTPAYMSPEQAAGDRDLDARSDLYSLGIVAYQMLAGEPPFTGGTTPALLVKHLAEMPVPVSLRRPDTPDDLSQIVMRLLEKSPEHRFQSAGEMVTALKTGVVPPPTNPAASQLATGAPVRFNGAPIGGMPLGGLASPSPSAPSVPYTPAPYTPPAYQPPTYQSRTAVTPQAAPYPLYQQPTSGDEVYVPTAEDLARWEAPPVVAFRRKLAPYLFVNGAILVISIFTRGDMLGLTTLWTVYIAWKYAKLWADGFDWTDVLKQPKHRMLGEVLSDLGDKFMATFSRKKREELRAQGRLRNRLDGVLSSTPTSPVTLRAAVAMPNAPARDDELGEFVGLVKAARADREEIGRLLGTLPADERGRIPDVARTAVDLVNKVEIIARDIARVDRDHGPDAARRIDAEIGALEAEANPLDTQRSEGRVRRLAQLRRDRRAVADSLGKRELRRAQLESCRIALENVRLDLVRLRTGNSSVQSVTLVAEQAMQLARDVEIAVQAANEVRDATSSRYGSA; encoded by the coding sequence GTGCCCGATTCCGTAGTCCCATCCACCGAAGATGCTGAGCTGCGCGCCCATGTGGAGCAGGCGCTCAGTGCCACCTATGAACTGGACCAGGAGATCGGTCGCGGTGGCATGGGCATCGTGTATCGGGCCAAGGATAAGCGCCTCAAGCGCTTCGTGGCGATCAAGCTGCTGCCGCCGGAGCTGTCGTTCCGGCGCGACATCCGCACGCGCTTTCTACGCGAAGCCGAGACGGCCGCACAGCTGAGTCATCCCAACATCGTCCCGATTTATTCGGTCGACGAAGTCGGGAATCTCGTGTTCTTCGTGATGGCGTGCATCGACGGCGACAACCTCGCCACGAAGTTGCAGAAGCGTGGGCCGCTACCAATCGATGACGTACGCCGCTGGCTACTCGAAGTGGCCGATGCGCTGGCTTTTGCGCACGCGCGGGGCGTCATTCACCGCGATATCAAGCCGGATAACATTCTGCTCGACAGTATCGATGGTCGGGCGCTCGTCACCGACTTCGGGATCGCGCGCGCCGCCAGCGACAGTGGAGAGACGTCGCGCCTCACCGCCACCGGCATGGCGATCGGCACCCCGGCCTACATGTCGCCCGAGCAAGCCGCCGGCGATCGCGACCTCGACGCCCGCAGCGATCTGTATTCGCTGGGTATCGTGGCCTATCAGATGCTGGCCGGCGAGCCGCCGTTCACCGGCGGCACCACGCCGGCGCTGTTGGTGAAGCACCTCGCCGAAATGCCGGTGCCGGTGTCGTTGCGTCGTCCCGACACGCCCGATGATTTGTCGCAGATCGTCATGCGGTTGTTGGAGAAGAGCCCCGAGCACCGCTTCCAGAGTGCCGGTGAGATGGTGACGGCGCTCAAGACGGGTGTCGTGCCGCCTCCCACGAATCCGGCGGCGTCGCAGCTTGCAACGGGAGCGCCCGTACGCTTCAACGGCGCACCCATCGGCGGCATGCCGCTGGGAGGTCTGGCGTCACCCAGTCCGTCCGCGCCGTCGGTGCCGTACACGCCCGCGCCGTACACGCCGCCGGCTTATCAACCGCCCACGTACCAGTCGCGCACCGCAGTGACGCCGCAGGCGGCGCCGTATCCGCTCTATCAACAGCCGACGTCGGGCGACGAGGTGTACGTCCCGACGGCGGAGGACCTCGCGCGTTGGGAGGCACCTCCCGTCGTGGCGTTCCGCCGTAAGCTGGCCCCGTATCTGTTCGTGAACGGCGCGATCCTCGTGATCAGCATCTTCACGCGCGGCGACATGCTCGGGCTAACCACGCTGTGGACGGTGTACATCGCGTGGAAGTACGCCAAGCTCTGGGCCGACGGCTTTGACTGGACGGATGTGCTGAAGCAGCCCAAGCATCGCATGCTCGGCGAAGTCCTATCCGATCTTGGCGACAAGTTCATGGCCACGTTCAGCCGCAAGAAGCGCGAAGAGCTACGGGCGCAGGGGCGGTTGCGCAATCGTCTCGATGGTGTGCTGTCGTCGACGCCAACGTCGCCGGTGACGCTACGCGCGGCCGTCGCGATGCCGAACGCGCCTGCACGCGACGACGAGCTCGGCGAGTTCGTCGGACTGGTCAAGGCCGCGCGCGCCGATCGCGAAGAGATCGGGCGTTTGCTGGGCACGCTGCCGGCCGACGAGCGCGGGCGCATTCCCGACGTCGCACGTACGGCCGTGGATCTGGTGAACAAGGTCGAGATCATTGCCCGCGATATCGCCCGGGTGGATCGCGACCATGGACCTGATGCCGCACGACGCATCGACGCCGAGATAGGGGCACTCGAGGCCGAAGCGAATCCGCTCGACACACAGCGCAGCGAAGGACGTGTGCGTCGCTTGGCGCAGCTGCGTCGCGATCGCCGCGCGGTGGCCGATTCCCTCGGCAAGCGTGAATTGCGCCGTGCGCAGCTGGAGAGCTGCCGTATCGCACTCGAGAACGTGCGCCTCGATCTCGTGCGTCTGCGTACCGGCAATAGTTCAGTGCAGAGTGTCACCTTGGTCGCCGAGCAGGCCATGCAGCTGGCGCGTGATGTCGAGATCGCGGTGCAGGCCGCCAACGAAGTGCGCGACGCAACGTCGTCGCGCTACGGTTCGGCGTAA
- a CDS encoding protein kinase domain-containing protein, with the protein MPDGQRAATKAAETQAESNLLRDRVTAAVGDLYLIEQEVGRGGMAVVYAAEDVRLQRPVALKVLPPELAFRGDVRERFVREAQTAARLNHPHIVPIYAVHEEGGLVCFAMALVKGESLAARIVRDPRPGFEYIAQMLEQVADALAYAHACGVVHRDVKPDNVLIDKDSGRAMVTDFGIARAAESGSRLTQTGIAVGTPAFMSPEQATGDREIDGRSDIYSLGVVGYLMLAGRLPFEATTTPAMLMKHVSETPMPIRAVRPDAPHALVEILERCLAKRPQDRWDNAMQLRDALRKVQRDGSLQTGAHRAYAPPAPAPLYPPAAAPVHYNGTSGARTPEHREDARYGQRSEDWAPRNVLVPAPAPRSYPAPGALPPMPALPPLPPGAPREQVREWNRASKEAMQDWRVAVRQQRRDVQSQWNDQYGDATSAWRSDEDVIERFKGQMLWTAGMIVFLGVINASTSPGFPWAIFPSMGMGLGVLGRYIRLRRRGITLGRIFGGESTPKPDGDPRSKPARIADASRAFVKHAKWLMGAAAVSLGSLVIGASLDLKPMIIPMLGAGLAALASAQMLARDFMRLRRLGVSAGDAWNGSWQAIAAGSDDRPYEVKMREQLALVAGDQLLASAYGELLRNAVDDRLTIKDVTAKLSDADKSLVPDVEPTADALLERISALASGLERLQRDLPTDALTQLESRVASVQAEPEQAPDRERRLTLLTRQLSSLQELVDRRETMQRQLDSASMALRSLRLDIVKLRTMGVGAAINDVTNATQEARALSRDLGHVISAADEMRKL; encoded by the coding sequence ATGCCTGACGGTCAGCGCGCGGCCACGAAGGCGGCCGAAACACAGGCCGAGTCGAATCTCCTGCGCGACCGCGTAACAGCCGCGGTCGGCGACCTGTACCTCATCGAGCAGGAAGTCGGTCGAGGCGGCATGGCCGTGGTGTACGCCGCCGAAGATGTGCGATTGCAGCGACCGGTGGCGCTCAAGGTGCTGCCGCCCGAGCTCGCGTTTCGCGGCGACGTGCGTGAACGCTTCGTGCGCGAAGCGCAGACGGCCGCGCGGCTCAATCATCCGCACATCGTGCCGATCTATGCGGTGCACGAGGAAGGCGGATTGGTGTGCTTCGCGATGGCGCTGGTCAAAGGCGAGAGCCTGGCGGCGCGCATCGTTCGCGATCCGCGGCCCGGTTTCGAGTACATCGCGCAGATGCTGGAGCAGGTGGCCGACGCGCTCGCATACGCGCACGCCTGCGGCGTGGTGCATCGTGACGTGAAGCCGGACAACGTGCTCATCGACAAAGACTCGGGGCGTGCGATGGTCACCGACTTCGGTATCGCGCGCGCGGCCGAGAGCGGGTCGCGTCTCACGCAGACTGGCATTGCGGTGGGCACGCCGGCGTTCATGAGCCCCGAGCAGGCCACGGGAGACCGCGAGATCGACGGTCGGAGCGACATCTATTCGCTCGGCGTCGTCGGCTACCTCATGCTGGCGGGCCGCTTGCCATTCGAGGCGACGACCACGCCGGCGATGCTCATGAAGCATGTCAGTGAAACGCCGATGCCGATTCGCGCCGTGCGTCCGGATGCGCCGCATGCGCTGGTAGAGATTCTCGAGCGGTGTCTTGCCAAGCGTCCGCAAGACCGCTGGGACAACGCCATGCAGCTCCGCGATGCCCTGCGCAAAGTGCAGCGCGACGGTTCGCTGCAGACGGGCGCGCACCGTGCGTACGCGCCGCCCGCGCCGGCTCCGTTGTACCCGCCGGCGGCCGCTCCGGTGCACTACAACGGGACATCCGGCGCCCGCACACCGGAACATCGCGAAGACGCGCGCTATGGGCAGCGATCGGAGGACTGGGCGCCGCGCAATGTGCTGGTTCCGGCACCCGCGCCTCGGTCGTATCCTGCGCCGGGCGCGTTGCCGCCCATGCCCGCGCTTCCGCCGCTGCCGCCTGGCGCTCCACGCGAGCAGGTGCGCGAGTGGAATCGCGCGTCCAAGGAAGCGATGCAGGATTGGCGCGTCGCGGTGCGACAGCAGCGCCGCGACGTGCAGTCGCAGTGGAACGATCAGTACGGCGACGCGACCAGTGCCTGGCGCAGCGACGAAGACGTGATCGAGCGCTTCAAGGGGCAGATGCTCTGGACGGCGGGCATGATCGTGTTCCTCGGCGTCATCAATGCGTCGACCAGTCCCGGTTTCCCGTGGGCGATCTTCCCCTCGATGGGCATGGGCTTGGGCGTGCTCGGCCGGTACATCCGGCTGCGTCGGCGTGGCATCACGTTGGGTCGCATCTTTGGCGGTGAGTCCACACCGAAGCCGGACGGCGACCCGCGCAGCAAGCCGGCGCGCATCGCCGACGCGTCGCGCGCGTTCGTGAAGCACGCCAAGTGGTTGATGGGCGCGGCCGCCGTTTCGCTTGGCAGTCTCGTGATCGGCGCGTCGTTGGATCTCAAACCGATGATCATTCCGATGCTCGGCGCCGGTCTTGCGGCGTTGGCGAGCGCGCAAATGCTGGCTCGCGATTTCATGCGGCTGCGTCGACTTGGCGTCTCGGCGGGTGACGCGTGGAACGGCAGTTGGCAGGCCATCGCCGCGGGGTCGGATGATCGTCCGTACGAGGTGAAGATGCGCGAGCAACTCGCGCTCGTGGCCGGCGATCAGTTGCTCGCGTCGGCGTACGGTGAGTTGCTGCGCAATGCGGTGGACGATCGGCTCACGATCAAGGACGTTACGGCGAAACTGTCGGACGCCGACAAGAGTTTGGTGCCCGACGTCGAGCCTACGGCCGACGCGCTCCTCGAGCGCATCAGCGCCCTCGCCAGCGGTCTCGAACGATTGCAGCGCGATCTGCCCACCGATGCACTGACACAACTCGAATCACGAGTGGCGTCGGTGCAAGCCGAGCCGGAACAGGCGCCGGATCGCGAACGCCGCCTCACGCTGCTCACGCGGCAGCTGTCGTCGTTGCAGGAACTCGTGGACCGCCGCGAAACGATGCAGCGTCAGCTCGACAGCGCGTCGATGGCGCTGCGGTCACTGCGTCTCGATATCGTGAAGCTGCGCACCATGGGCGTGGGTGCGGCGATCAACGATGTCACGAATGCGACGCAGGAAGCGAGAGCGCTGTCAAGAGACCTGGGACACGTGATCAGCGCGGCAGACGAGATGCGGAAACTCTGA
- a CDS encoding alpha/beta fold hydrolase, with the protein MRGEFVDLGGVRLYCYAFGERGVGEPIVLIHGAFTSSHLWQDVLPRLPKGYRVLVLDLLGHGRSDPPGTHQMTVAGHAMRVAALLDVLGVRRASLVGHGMGAAIAAVVAHEHPERVAHLLLVNPTMIGCQPGDVALSRRVARLVPFLSLWRRLSPGWLASALHAALLPCYAHRDVGARSLDLYLKSFRTRDGRDAALAQLSALSASRGDTTAALSPGAITCPVLLATASDDPFVPAARAVKLGEALRLAAPNGVTLRELPGVAHVAPEEAPDRLGALVAELLTG; encoded by the coding sequence ATGCGCGGCGAGTTCGTCGATCTAGGGGGCGTGCGCCTCTACTGCTACGCATTCGGCGAGCGCGGCGTCGGTGAGCCGATCGTTCTGATCCACGGCGCCTTCACGTCATCGCATTTGTGGCAGGATGTCCTGCCGCGGTTGCCCAAGGGATATCGCGTCCTGGTGCTCGATCTGCTCGGCCATGGCCGAAGCGACCCGCCCGGCACCCACCAGATGACGGTTGCCGGTCACGCCATGCGCGTCGCCGCCCTGCTCGATGTACTCGGCGTGCGACGAGCCTCACTCGTTGGGCACGGCATGGGTGCCGCGATCGCGGCCGTCGTGGCGCACGAACACCCGGAGCGCGTGGCGCACCTGCTGCTCGTGAACCCCACCATGATCGGCTGCCAGCCTGGCGATGTCGCCTTGAGCCGCCGCGTGGCGCGACTGGTGCCCTTCCTGTCGCTCTGGCGTCGCCTCTCGCCCGGCTGGCTGGCCTCCGCCCTCCACGCGGCCCTGCTGCCCTGCTACGCCCATCGCGACGTCGGTGCGCGATCGCTCGATCTCTACCTGAAAAGTTTTCGGACCCGCGACGGACGCGACGCCGCGCTCGCTCAGCTGTCGGCCCTCTCGGCGTCACGGGGCGATACCACCGCCGCCCTCTCGCCGGGCGCAATCACCTGCCCCGTGCTGCTCGCCACCGCGTCTGACGATCCGTTCGTACCTGCCGCCCGCGCCGTCAAACTCGGCGAAGCACTGCGTCTCGCGGCACCGAATGGGGTCACGCTCCGCGAACTCCCCGGCGTAGCCCACGTAGCCCCCGAAGAAGCACCCGACCGACTCGGTGCACTCGTGGCGGAACTCCTGACCGGCTGA